The DNA segment ACTCTGCGACGAGAGCCGTGGCTGAGCCAAACCCGGTGATCGACGGAAGAAAAGCAAATTGTAACATTGCTTCTTTTGGACGGCCTCGACCATCGCCACCTCGAGGTTTGTTTATAAACTTAAAACTATAACcgtaaatctatattttttgttcattccGGAGGTGGAGGATTATctttaatatttgataataatattaaaatgggTTGGTACGTTATCAAGAGAATATTTTATCTTGTTCTTGTTGTCTTTTATCGTGTAACGTTAACGAGATTAGCTGTAATCGTTGGAGTTATAGAATAAGTACATTGTTCAATGATGTTTTGAGGATaccaacatttttaaaaattattagaaaacaCATCATAGAATTGCTAATTTTGAATCATAAAGTACTAATGTAAAAGTTCCataatagatttttattttattttgtgttctcTTTCACTATAGGTCGAGGACAAACAGGAAGTCCGAGTCAGTACCAAAGTGGAGGACCATCAGCCTATACTGGGATGGCTTCACCACTGCCACCGGCTGCAGCTGGCCACCAGCTCATGTACCCGTCCTATGGgtgagctatatatatatatttccactGGCTCCAATTATTGTGAAGCTCGTGTATTCAGTTTAGGAGAGAtcaattataaatgttttgcaTAGATAAGGAGATGATGGTCCATTGAGATAGAAATGGTTGGAGACAATTTAATGCATCAATCGAGCCACTTGTTGTCAGGCTgtaaatatcaaaacataaatatatgtaGATAGAAAGCCCTGCATCAATGTATATATAATTGAGGTAATACTATAGGAAAATGCTGATTATAAGATGTTCTCtgtagtaaaaatatatttcaaaaacaataaataaacaactagattattttttgcttctataattttttattcatttaactATTCGTTTTTTCAGGTACACCTATAACCCTGATCAGTTTGGATACCACCAAGTCagtttctctttctctccccTACATTTGTATGACACATACAACACGTATATATGCTGACATACACATGCccaatatatgcatatatatatctaaagcAAAATTGAATGTAATCATGAAGTGCAAGATATGAAATTAATAATGTGATTTTACGTACAACGTATCTTGCGCATGTCGACCACTTACATAATGCATGAAAACATGAGCACATGTATTGTGTTGTAAACATAGACAttgcttttctttttgaacCACACATAGACATTGCTTATGATTATGGTGATCGTATATACACATTCTACAGGCACTGTACAACACACAGTTGCAACAAGCACAATACTATCAGCAGCAGCAACAGCTATATGGAGGAGGAGCcacatcaccatcatcatcagcaGCCATCATGCCTTCTCCTTACTATTACGGCTATTCTCTTCAAGCTCCTAGAGTGCCATaccaacatcatcatcatcttcctcaacCATATAACCCTCAACAACATCATCATCAACGGTTTACTTCTCCTTTCCTCGTTTACCCATCCAATTCTTCTTTTGCACCTCCACTCCAAGGACCACTATCTTCTTTCACTGGTGCGTACTTACCTTCTTTTGTTGTTTACGAATCCTGCATTTGaaataaaagatgatttaaaaagTGACATGAAATATAAGTAACATGGACTAATATATCCATTGctaattagtttaatttttagaaaGGGTATAAACATCTAAACATAGTCAACTTGTCTAAATATTTCACAAAGAAACAAATGTAACTATGCACattataagtaaaaaaataggGATATGGGTTTCAACCATTTATGTgaagaaatagaaaagaaaaggagagtGAATGATTGGAGAGAAGAGCCAATCAAGGATGCATGTGGAATGAGCTGTCTATTTTCAATATATTGGTATATGTGTCTCTTCTCCATCATCTGTCAATTTGGTCTCCATGCCAGTGAAGCCAACATACACTGTCAACATCTctacacacacatatatgttTTGGACTGTGTGTGTTTTGTGTTTTATGCCAACAGTGATCATGCAATTAGTTTCTAATCAATTTAACGATCAAATACACTATTCTATAGAAAAAGCTGAAAAACTTTCATATGAATCAGACTAAACTGTAACTACTATCTAGTTTAATTCatcagtatatatttttaatcaatagttttttttcttctccagAATCTGAACCACCAGAACAAGTACTAGCAGAAGGCGAGGCAACAACAGC comes from the Brassica napus cultivar Da-Ae chromosome A7, Da-Ae, whole genome shotgun sequence genome and includes:
- the LOC106354706 gene encoding RNA-binding protein 24; translation: MSQTSYYRSPFGDTTYTKVFVGGLAWETPTEEMRRYFDQFGEILEAVIITDKNTGKSKGYGFVTFREADSATRAVAEPNPVIDGRKANCNIASFGRPRPSPPRGRGQTGSPSQYQSGGPSAYTGMASPLPPAAAGHQLMYPSYGYTYNPDQFGYHQALYNTQLQQAQYYQQQQQLYGGGATSPSSSAAIMPSPYYYGYSLQAPRVPYQHHHHLPQPYNPQQHHHQRFTSPFLVYPSNSSFAPPLQGPLSSFTESEPPEQVLAEGEATTAAAPEITTGNNKEPISS